One window of the Thermasporomyces composti genome contains the following:
- a CDS encoding Tm-1-like ATP-binding domain-containing protein: protein MPTVVLVGTLDTKGAEYAFVRDQLAKSGIDTLVVDAGVLGEPAFPPDISREEVAAAGGADLASLCAAGDRGAAVTAMAAGAAAVLADLHAQGRVDGALALGGTGGTSIAAEAFRGLPLGMPKIIVSTAASGDTRAYIGESDLVLMPSVTDIAGVNRLSRRILANACAAIAGMVTSQPPRAEEDRPLVAASMFGVTTPCVTAARGLLEQAGYEVVVFHMTGTGGRNLEKLAADGWLAGVLDVTTTELADELVGGVFSAGPSRVTAAGAAGIPQAVSVGALDMVNFGPRDTVPAEFAHRNLYVHNPSVTLMRTTPEECHELGVRLARRVSTATGPAAVFLPLRGVSALSVEGEPFHDPAADAALFDAIRSTLDQERVELIELDLDVNAPEFAQAMVDWLRSRLPSPQTAGSRA from the coding sequence GTGCCCACCGTCGTGCTCGTTGGCACCCTCGACACCAAGGGGGCCGAGTACGCCTTCGTCCGGGACCAGCTCGCGAAGTCCGGCATCGACACCCTCGTGGTCGACGCCGGCGTTCTCGGTGAGCCCGCGTTCCCGCCCGACATCTCGCGAGAGGAGGTGGCCGCCGCCGGCGGAGCCGACCTCGCGAGCTTGTGTGCCGCGGGCGACCGAGGCGCGGCCGTGACCGCCATGGCGGCCGGCGCCGCGGCGGTGCTCGCCGACCTTCACGCGCAGGGACGCGTCGACGGCGCGCTCGCGCTGGGTGGGACCGGTGGCACCTCGATCGCCGCGGAAGCGTTCCGAGGCCTGCCCCTAGGCATGCCGAAGATCATCGTCTCCACCGCGGCGTCCGGTGACACCCGCGCCTACATCGGCGAGAGCGACCTCGTCCTGATGCCCAGCGTCACCGACATCGCGGGCGTCAACCGGCTGTCCAGACGGATCCTCGCCAACGCCTGCGCGGCGATCGCCGGCATGGTGACGAGCCAGCCGCCGCGTGCGGAGGAGGATCGACCGCTGGTCGCCGCGAGCATGTTCGGCGTCACGACGCCGTGCGTCACAGCCGCCCGCGGTCTGTTGGAGCAGGCCGGCTACGAGGTGGTGGTCTTCCACATGACCGGCACCGGCGGCCGGAACCTCGAGAAGCTCGCCGCGGACGGCTGGCTGGCCGGCGTCCTCGACGTCACCACCACCGAGCTGGCCGACGAGCTGGTCGGTGGCGTCTTCTCCGCCGGGCCCAGCCGAGTCACCGCCGCCGGTGCGGCCGGCATCCCGCAGGCGGTGTCGGTCGGTGCCCTCGACATGGTCAACTTCGGTCCGCGTGACACGGTGCCGGCCGAGTTCGCCCACCGGAACCTCTACGTGCACAACCCCAGCGTCACGTTGATGCGCACCACCCCCGAGGAGTGTCACGAGCTCGGTGTTCGGCTGGCCCGCCGCGTGTCCACCGCGACCGGACCCGCAGCCGTCTTCCTGCCGCTGCGAGGGGTGTCGGCGCTGAGTGTGGAGGGCGAGCCGTTCCACGATCCCGCGGCCGACGCTGCGCTGTTCGACGCCATCCGCTCCACGCTCGACCAGGAGCGGGTTGAGCTGATCGAGCTCGACCTCGACGTCAATGCGCCGGAGTTCGCCCAGGCCATGGTGGACTGGCTGCGGTCGCGCCTTCCCTCACCGCAGACCGCCGGGTCCCGGGCGTGA
- a CDS encoding phosphoenolpyruvate hydrolase family protein, with the protein MARIPRAEILNRLREKVAAGRPIIGGGAGTGLSAVCEEAGGIDLIVIYNSGRYRMAGRGSLAGLLAYGNANEIVVEMAREVLPVVKHTPVLAGVNGTDPFYDPDVFLPELARLGFSGVQNFPTVGLIDGVFRANLEETGMSYALEVEMIRKAATYDLLTTPYVFSAEDAAAMTEAGADIVVCHFGLTTGGAIGAQTARTLDECVELAREWSAAARSVREDVLVLCHGGPVSEPDDAAYLLSRVPGLHGFYGASSMERLPTERAITAQTKAFTEIQLADR; encoded by the coding sequence ATGGCACGCATTCCCCGCGCCGAGATCCTGAACCGTCTGCGCGAGAAGGTCGCCGCTGGCCGCCCCATCATCGGCGGCGGCGCCGGCACCGGCCTGTCAGCGGTCTGTGAGGAGGCCGGCGGGATCGACCTGATCGTGATCTACAACTCCGGGCGCTACCGGATGGCCGGTCGCGGCTCGCTCGCCGGTCTCTTGGCGTACGGCAACGCCAACGAGATCGTGGTCGAGATGGCCCGCGAGGTGCTCCCGGTGGTCAAGCACACGCCGGTCCTCGCCGGCGTCAACGGCACGGACCCCTTCTACGACCCCGACGTCTTCCTGCCCGAGCTGGCTCGGCTCGGCTTCTCCGGCGTGCAGAACTTCCCCACCGTCGGCCTCATCGACGGCGTGTTCCGCGCCAACCTCGAGGAGACGGGCATGAGCTACGCGCTCGAGGTGGAGATGATTCGCAAGGCGGCGACGTACGACCTGTTGACCACGCCGTACGTCTTCTCCGCCGAGGACGCCGCCGCGATGACCGAGGCCGGGGCAGACATCGTGGTGTGCCACTTCGGTCTCACCACCGGCGGGGCGATCGGAGCCCAGACCGCGCGGACCCTCGACGAGTGTGTCGAGCTGGCGCGCGAGTGGTCGGCGGCCGCCCGGTCCGTCCGTGAGGACGTCCTCGTGCTCTGCCACGGTGGGCCGGTGAGCGAGCCGGACGACGCCGCGTACCTCCTCTCCCGCGTCCCCGGCCTCCACGGGTTCTACGGCGCGTCCTCGATGGAACGCCTGCCGACTGAACGGGCCATCACCGCCCAGACCAAGGCGTTCACCGAGATTCAGCTCGCCGACCGCTGA
- the glgP gene encoding alpha-glucan family phosphorylase: MRAIRRFTVRPVLPEPLAPLGELVMNLRWTWDAPTQDLFAAVDAEKWEALGHDPIRLLSEVSPERLAELSADRSFLARLEETAADLREYLTGDRWYQTLGPQAPRQIAYFSPEFGISAALPQYSGGLGILAGDHLKTASDLGAPLIGVGLLYRYGYFRQSLTADGWQLEHYPIVDPQALPLTLLREPDGTPARVSVGLPGGRQLAARIWVAQVGRVPLLLLDSSVEENAPAERDVTDRLYGGGTEHRLLQEMLLGIGGVRALRTYCRITGAPQPEVFHTNEGHAGFLGLERIREYVEEGGLDFDAALEITRAGTIFTTHTPVPAGIDRFTRDLVAQHFGGDNASPGVPVERILALGAEDYEGGDPALFNMAVMGFRLAQRANAVSTLHGHVSRAMFAGLWPGFDQSELPITHVTNGVHAPTWVAREIAELEAKARGSADVGAWEAVDAIPDAALWETKRTLRARLVRFARQRLRESWLARGATEAELGWIDNALDPDVLTVGFARRVPSYKRLTLMLSDRERLKRLLLDPERPIQLVIAGKAHPADESGKKLIQEIVWFADDPEIRHRIVFLPDYDMDLAYQLVTGCDVWLNNPLRPYEACGTSGMKAALNGALNVSIRDGWWDEWFDGENGWAIPSADGIDDPWRRDQLEAAALYELLEEQVTRRFYDRDASGLPRRWLEMVRHTLRSLGPKVLASRMFAEYVEKLYTPAAASSRALNASFDGARELAAWKQRVREAWSGVRVDHVESSGPGDGAEVGGSATVRVYVSLGTLSPEDVDVQVLHGRVDDSDELQEPSTTSLKPAEAYEAGRYRYDGEVRFDRTGPVGYTVRILPSHPLLASPAELGLVAWPPPPHAMTNGDLR, from the coding sequence GTGCGTGCGATCCGTCGATTCACCGTTCGGCCGGTGCTACCCGAGCCGCTGGCTCCGCTTGGTGAGCTGGTCATGAACCTCCGCTGGACCTGGGACGCCCCCACCCAGGACCTCTTCGCGGCCGTCGACGCCGAGAAGTGGGAAGCCCTGGGGCACGACCCGATACGGCTGCTGTCGGAGGTGAGCCCGGAGCGCTTGGCCGAGCTGAGCGCCGACCGGAGCTTCCTCGCCCGGCTGGAGGAGACCGCCGCCGACTTGCGGGAGTACCTCACCGGCGACCGCTGGTACCAGACGCTCGGCCCCCAGGCGCCCCGGCAGATCGCGTACTTCTCGCCAGAGTTCGGCATCAGCGCCGCCCTGCCGCAGTACTCCGGCGGTCTGGGGATCTTGGCCGGCGACCACCTGAAGACCGCCAGCGACCTGGGCGCGCCGTTGATCGGTGTCGGCCTGCTCTACCGCTACGGCTACTTCCGGCAGTCGCTCACGGCCGACGGCTGGCAGCTCGAGCACTACCCGATCGTCGACCCGCAGGCGCTGCCGCTCACGCTGCTGCGAGAGCCCGATGGCACGCCGGCGCGAGTGAGCGTCGGTCTGCCGGGCGGCCGCCAGCTGGCCGCGCGGATCTGGGTGGCGCAGGTGGGGCGGGTGCCTCTGCTGCTGCTCGACTCCTCGGTCGAGGAGAACGCGCCCGCCGAGCGTGACGTGACCGACCGGCTCTACGGCGGTGGCACCGAGCACCGACTGTTGCAGGAGATGCTGCTCGGCATCGGCGGTGTTCGGGCGCTTCGGACCTACTGTCGGATCACCGGCGCGCCGCAGCCGGAGGTGTTCCACACCAACGAGGGGCACGCCGGCTTCCTCGGACTCGAGCGGATCCGGGAGTACGTCGAGGAGGGCGGACTCGACTTCGACGCGGCGCTGGAGATCACCCGGGCGGGGACGATCTTCACCACCCACACCCCTGTCCCGGCCGGCATCGACCGGTTCACCCGCGACCTGGTGGCGCAGCACTTCGGCGGCGACAACGCCTCGCCGGGCGTCCCCGTGGAACGGATCCTCGCGCTCGGCGCCGAGGACTACGAGGGCGGCGACCCCGCGCTGTTCAACATGGCCGTCATGGGCTTCCGGCTCGCCCAGCGGGCCAACGCGGTGAGCACGCTGCACGGCCACGTCAGCCGGGCCATGTTCGCGGGCCTGTGGCCGGGCTTCGACCAGAGCGAGCTGCCGATCACCCACGTCACCAACGGTGTCCACGCCCCGACCTGGGTCGCGCGCGAGATCGCTGAGCTGGAGGCGAAGGCGCGTGGCAGCGCCGACGTCGGGGCGTGGGAGGCGGTCGACGCGATTCCCGACGCGGCGCTCTGGGAGACCAAACGCACCCTGCGCGCTCGGCTCGTGCGCTTCGCGCGCCAGCGGCTGCGGGAGTCCTGGCTGGCCCGGGGAGCCACGGAGGCGGAGCTGGGCTGGATCGACAACGCCCTCGACCCCGACGTGCTGACCGTCGGTTTCGCCCGCCGGGTCCCGTCGTACAAGCGGCTCACCCTCATGCTCTCCGACCGCGAGCGCCTCAAGCGCCTGCTGCTCGACCCGGAGCGACCGATCCAGCTGGTGATCGCGGGCAAGGCGCACCCGGCCGACGAGAGCGGCAAGAAGCTGATCCAGGAGATCGTCTGGTTCGCCGACGACCCCGAGATCCGCCACCGGATCGTGTTCCTCCCCGACTACGACATGGACCTGGCCTACCAGCTGGTCACGGGTTGTGACGTCTGGCTCAACAACCCGCTACGGCCCTACGAGGCCTGCGGCACGTCGGGGATGAAGGCGGCCCTCAACGGCGCACTCAACGTCTCGATCCGGGACGGCTGGTGGGACGAGTGGTTCGACGGTGAGAACGGCTGGGCGATCCCGTCCGCGGACGGGATCGACGACCCCTGGCGACGTGACCAGCTCGAGGCCGCCGCGCTCTACGAGCTCCTGGAGGAGCAGGTCACCCGGCGGTTCTACGATCGCGACGCCTCGGGCCTGCCGCGGCGCTGGCTGGAGATGGTGCGGCACACGCTCCGGTCGCTCGGCCCGAAGGTGCTCGCCAGTCGGATGTTCGCCGAGTACGTCGAGAAGCTCTACACGCCGGCGGCGGCCAGTTCCCGCGCGTTGAACGCCTCCTTCGACGGCGCCCGCGAGCTCGCCGCGTGGAAGCAGCGGGTGCGTGAGGCGTGGTCGGGCGTCCGCGTCGACCACGTGGAGTCGAGCGGCCCCGGCGACGGTGCGGAAGTCGGGGGATCGGCCACCGTGCGGGTCTACGTCAGCCTCGGCACGCTCTCGCCGGAGGACGTCGACGTCCAGGTGCTGCACGGTCGAGTGGACGACTCCGACGAGCTCCAGGAGCCGTCCACGACCTCGCTCAAGCCGGCCGAGGCCTACGAGGCGGGTCGGTACCGCTACGACGGCGAGGTCCGCTTCGACCGGACCGGCCCGGTGGGCTACACGGTGCGGATCCTGCCGTCGCACCCGCTGCTCGCCTCGCCCGCGGAGCTCGGTCTCGTCGCCTGGCCGCCGCCTCCGCACGCGATGACCAACGGCGACTTGCGGTAG
- a CDS encoding alpha-1,4-glucan--maltose-1-phosphate maltosyltransferase: protein MIGRIPITDVQPVVAGGRFPAKAVVGEAITVSATVFREGHEALGANVVVAGPDGRTLGWVPMWCREPGADRWEAEIRPDAEGDWTFTIEAWSDPITTWRHAAEVKLNAGVDVELMLTQGALLLERAAGDLPEDQTVGRERLRAAVLALRDVSRPAAARFQAATAPEVLEVLAAHPLRELVTASEAYPLRVDRERALYGSWYEFFPRSEGAYQKPDGSWVSGTFRTAAERLPAIAEMGFDVVYLPPIHPIGRTNRKGPNNSLTAGPNDPGSPWAIGAAEGGHDAVHPDLGTLADFDAFVARARELGLEIALDLALQASPDHPWVKEHPEWFTKLPDGSIAYAENPPKKYQDIYPLNFDNDPEGLYHEVLRIVRHWMDHGVRIFRVDNPHTKPVQFWEWLLAEVRRTDPDVLFLAEAFTRPAMLQTLAKVGFHQSYTYFTWRNTKQELESYLTELSRDTAAFLRPNFFVNTPDILTAYLQEGGPAAFKIRAVLAAMLSPTWGVYSGYEMCERLAVRPGSEEYLNSEKYEYRPRDWAAYEEGGERAGQSLAPYLRRLNEIRRAHPALHRLRNLRFHYVPDDSLIAFSKREQLPDGRDDTVIVVVNLDPHGTRESVVSLNMPELGLDWDDSFVVHDELSGDTWRWGQHNFVRLDPTVEPAHIFTLQRGTG, encoded by the coding sequence GTGATCGGGCGCATCCCGATCACCGATGTCCAGCCGGTCGTCGCGGGGGGACGGTTCCCCGCCAAGGCCGTCGTCGGCGAGGCGATCACGGTGTCCGCCACCGTGTTCCGTGAAGGCCACGAGGCGCTCGGCGCCAACGTCGTCGTGGCCGGACCGGACGGGCGAACGCTCGGCTGGGTGCCGATGTGGTGCCGGGAGCCTGGAGCCGACCGCTGGGAGGCCGAGATCAGGCCCGACGCGGAGGGCGACTGGACCTTCACGATCGAGGCCTGGAGCGATCCGATCACCACGTGGCGCCACGCCGCCGAGGTCAAGCTGAACGCCGGTGTCGACGTCGAGCTCATGCTCACCCAGGGCGCCCTGCTGCTGGAACGGGCAGCGGGCGACCTGCCGGAGGACCAGACCGTGGGACGGGAGCGCCTGCGCGCCGCGGTGCTCGCGCTGCGCGACGTCTCCCGCCCTGCCGCCGCCCGCTTCCAGGCGGCCACGGCGCCGGAGGTGCTCGAGGTCCTCGCCGCCCACCCCCTGCGGGAGCTCGTGACCGCCTCGGAGGCGTACCCCCTGCGGGTGGACCGCGAGCGGGCGCTGTACGGGAGCTGGTACGAGTTCTTCCCCCGCTCGGAGGGCGCCTACCAGAAGCCGGACGGCAGCTGGGTGTCGGGGACGTTCCGCACCGCCGCCGAGCGTCTCCCCGCCATCGCCGAGATGGGCTTCGACGTCGTCTACCTGCCCCCGATCCACCCGATCGGCCGCACCAACCGGAAGGGCCCGAACAACAGTCTGACCGCCGGCCCCAACGATCCCGGCTCCCCGTGGGCGATCGGCGCCGCGGAGGGCGGTCACGACGCCGTCCACCCCGACCTCGGCACCCTCGCCGACTTCGACGCGTTCGTCGCGCGCGCCCGCGAGCTCGGCCTGGAGATCGCCCTCGACCTGGCCCTCCAAGCCTCACCGGACCACCCCTGGGTCAAGGAGCACCCGGAGTGGTTCACCAAGCTGCCCGACGGGTCGATCGCCTACGCCGAGAACCCGCCCAAGAAGTACCAGGACATCTATCCGCTCAACTTCGACAACGACCCCGAGGGTCTCTACCACGAGGTGCTGCGGATCGTCCGGCACTGGATGGACCACGGCGTCCGGATCTTCCGGGTCGACAACCCGCACACCAAGCCCGTGCAGTTTTGGGAATGGCTCCTGGCCGAGGTCCGGCGCACCGACCCCGACGTGCTGTTCCTCGCCGAGGCGTTCACTCGGCCAGCGATGCTCCAGACCTTGGCCAAGGTAGGTTTCCACCAGTCGTACACGTACTTCACCTGGCGGAATACCAAGCAGGAGCTGGAGTCCTACCTCACCGAGCTCAGCCGCGACACGGCGGCGTTCCTGCGACCGAACTTCTTCGTCAACACCCCGGACATCCTCACCGCCTATTTGCAGGAAGGAGGGCCGGCGGCCTTCAAGATCAGGGCCGTCCTCGCCGCCATGCTCTCCCCGACGTGGGGCGTGTACTCCGGCTACGAGATGTGCGAGCGCCTCGCGGTCCGACCGGGGAGTGAGGAGTACCTGAATTCGGAGAAGTACGAATACCGCCCACGCGACTGGGCGGCCTACGAGGAAGGCGGGGAACGCGCCGGCCAGTCACTGGCTCCGTACCTGCGCCGGCTCAACGAGATTCGGCGGGCCCACCCCGCACTCCATCGCCTGCGTAACCTACGCTTCCACTATGTTCCCGACGACAGCTTGATCGCCTTCTCCAAGCGCGAACAGCTGCCCGACGGACGTGACGACACCGTCATCGTCGTGGTTAACCTCGACCCCCACGGGACCCGTGAGTCGGTTGTCTCCCTTAACATGCCCGAACTGGGCCTGGATTGGGATGACTCGTTCGTCGTCCACGACGAACTCTCTGGCGACACCTGGCGATGGGGCCAGCACAATTTCGTCCGACTCGACCCCACGGTCGAGCCTGCCCACATCTTCACGCTTCAACGGGGAACCGGATGA
- the treS gene encoding maltose alpha-D-glucosyltransferase gives MGPAQFRPTRPHGRACPHLHASTGNRMSQHVAGSSGSDPEWYKRAVFYEVLVRSFYDSNNDGVGDLRGLMAKLDYLEWLGVDCLWLPPFYVSPMRDGGYDVADYTAIAPEVGTLDDFVDFVDAAHARGIRVIIDFVMNHTSDQHPWFQASRTDPDGPYGDFYVWRDTDEGYPDARIIFVDTETSNWTYDPVRKQYYWHRFFSHQPDLNYENPAVQEAIIQALRFWLDLGIDGFRLDAVPYLYEEEGTNCENLPKTHEFLKRIRKEIDRDYPDRVLLCEANQWPADVVQYFGDVASGGDECHMAFHFPVMPRIFMAVRRESRYPISEILAQTPKIPDRCQWGIFLRNHDELTLEMVTDEDRDYMWAEYAKDPRMKANIGIRRRLAPLLENDTNQIELFTALLLSLPGSPIIYYGDEIGMGDNIWLGDRDGVRTPMQWTPDRNAGFSNADPGRLTLPVIMDSVYGYQAVNVEAQLRNSSSLLHWVRRMIWIRKQNPAFGLGTFTDLGGSNPSVLSFVRELGDEAVLCVNNLSRFPQPVELDLRRWEGVEPIELVGGVRFPRIGELPYLLTLGGYGFYWFRLPRPRSEESMA, from the coding sequence ATGGGGCCAGCACAATTTCGTCCGACTCGACCCCACGGTCGAGCCTGCCCACATCTTCACGCTTCAACGGGGAACCGGATGAGCCAACACGTTGCGGGTAGCTCTGGCTCGGACCCTGAGTGGTACAAGCGAGCCGTCTTCTACGAGGTCCTGGTCCGGTCGTTCTACGACTCCAACAACGACGGCGTCGGCGACCTGCGCGGCCTCATGGCGAAGCTGGACTATCTGGAGTGGCTCGGCGTCGACTGCCTGTGGCTACCGCCGTTCTACGTCTCCCCCATGCGGGACGGCGGCTACGACGTGGCCGACTACACCGCGATCGCGCCTGAAGTCGGAACGCTCGACGACTTCGTCGACTTCGTCGACGCGGCGCACGCCCGTGGGATCCGCGTGATCATCGACTTCGTCATGAACCACACCTCGGACCAACACCCGTGGTTCCAGGCGTCACGCACCGATCCCGACGGGCCGTACGGCGACTTCTACGTCTGGCGCGACACCGACGAGGGTTACCCGGACGCGCGGATCATCTTCGTCGACACCGAGACCAGCAACTGGACCTACGACCCGGTCCGCAAGCAGTACTACTGGCACCGGTTCTTCTCCCACCAGCCGGACCTCAACTACGAGAACCCGGCGGTGCAGGAGGCGATCATCCAGGCCCTGCGCTTCTGGCTCGACCTCGGCATCGACGGGTTCCGGCTCGACGCGGTGCCCTACCTCTACGAGGAGGAAGGGACCAACTGCGAGAACCTTCCCAAGACCCACGAATTCCTCAAGCGGATTCGGAAGGAGATCGACCGGGACTACCCCGACCGGGTTCTGCTCTGCGAGGCCAACCAGTGGCCCGCCGACGTCGTGCAGTACTTCGGCGACGTCGCCAGCGGCGGCGACGAGTGCCACATGGCGTTCCACTTCCCGGTGATGCCGCGGATCTTCATGGCGGTCCGCCGCGAGTCGCGCTACCCCATCTCGGAGATCTTGGCGCAAACCCCGAAGATCCCCGACCGCTGCCAGTGGGGGATCTTCCTGCGCAACCACGACGAGCTCACGCTCGAGATGGTCACCGACGAGGACCGCGACTACATGTGGGCCGAGTACGCCAAGGACCCGCGGATGAAGGCCAACATCGGGATCCGGCGCCGACTCGCCCCGCTGCTGGAGAACGACACCAACCAGATCGAGCTGTTCACCGCGCTCCTGCTGTCCCTGCCGGGCTCGCCGATCATCTACTACGGGGACGAGATCGGCATGGGCGACAACATCTGGCTGGGTGACCGCGACGGCGTCCGTACCCCGATGCAGTGGACGCCGGACCGCAACGCCGGGTTCTCCAACGCCGACCCCGGCCGGCTCACCCTGCCGGTGATCATGGACTCGGTCTACGGCTACCAGGCGGTCAACGTCGAGGCGCAGCTGCGGAACAGCTCCTCGCTGCTGCACTGGGTGCGCCGCATGATCTGGATCCGCAAGCAGAACCCCGCGTTCGGCTTGGGGACGTTCACCGATCTCGGCGGAAGCAACCCCAGCGTCTTGTCGTTCGTTCGAGAACTAGGCGATGAAGCGGTCCTGTGCGTCAACAACCTCTCCCGGTTCCCGCAGCCGGTGGAGCTGGACCTCCGACGCTGGGAAGGCGTGGAGCCCATCGAGTTGGTGGGTGGTGTCCGTTTCCCGAGGATCGGGGAACTGCCCTACCTGCTGACGCTCGGCGGCTACGGCTTCTACTGGTTCCGCCTGCCTCGACCCAGGTCTGAGGAGTCCATGGCGTAA
- a CDS encoding maltokinase N-terminal cap-like domain-containing protein, with protein sequence MNARETSGLHEFLGRQRWFAGKGRDFQIEGVHYLSWLSEPGAWPAVRIALVTVRYADGRDVDVYQVPLSYHQEQVDALAHAFVGEWDEPDLGRVFVHDALHDKAATRTYLGGLLKGATEPDVTFHRIGPLDVDAELPSLVLTGEQSNTSLVFGEDVLMKVFRRVHHGRNPDIEVHEAFARHGCGNVARMYGWLEGEWPDASGQRRRGDLAMFSDFFRTATDGWALAITSVRDLYAEADLHADEVGGDFAAESHRLGATTAEVHADLARYLPTDVWGPAELQELANTMRARLDDAVEAVPALAPYADGLRRAYDALAATTTPTPVQRIHGDFHLGQTMRTVGGWRIIDFEGEPARPWAERGRLDSPIRDVAAMLRSFDYAAQHLLAGHDHPDEHQLAYRATEWAERNRSAFCEGYGEVAGADPRENAVLLRAYETDKAVYEVVYEARTRPDWIGIPLTAVRRLAS encoded by the coding sequence ATGAACGCAAGGGAGACCTCCGGACTCCATGAGTTCCTCGGACGCCAACGCTGGTTCGCCGGCAAGGGCAGGGACTTCCAGATCGAGGGCGTTCACTACCTGAGCTGGCTGTCCGAGCCGGGAGCCTGGCCGGCAGTGCGGATCGCGCTGGTGACCGTTCGCTACGCCGACGGCCGTGACGTCGACGTCTACCAGGTGCCCCTGTCGTACCACCAGGAACAGGTGGACGCCCTGGCCCACGCGTTCGTGGGTGAGTGGGACGAACCCGACCTCGGGCGGGTGTTCGTCCACGACGCACTCCACGACAAGGCGGCAACCCGGACGTACCTCGGCGGCCTGTTGAAGGGCGCGACGGAGCCGGACGTGACGTTCCACCGGATCGGCCCCCTGGACGTCGACGCCGAGCTGCCGTCGCTCGTCCTGACCGGCGAGCAGAGCAACACCTCCCTCGTGTTCGGGGAGGACGTGCTCATGAAGGTCTTCCGGAGGGTCCACCACGGCCGCAATCCGGACATCGAGGTGCACGAGGCGTTCGCCCGGCACGGGTGCGGAAACGTCGCACGCATGTACGGCTGGCTCGAGGGCGAGTGGCCGGACGCCAGCGGTCAGCGGCGACGTGGCGACCTGGCGATGTTCAGTGACTTCTTCCGCACCGCGACCGACGGGTGGGCGCTGGCGATCACCAGCGTCCGGGACCTGTACGCCGAGGCCGATCTCCATGCCGATGAGGTGGGTGGCGACTTCGCGGCCGAGTCCCACCGCCTCGGCGCCACGACGGCGGAGGTCCATGCCGACCTCGCCCGCTATCTCCCCACCGACGTGTGGGGACCGGCCGAGCTCCAGGAGCTGGCGAACACCATGCGCGCTCGGCTGGACGACGCCGTCGAGGCGGTCCCGGCGCTCGCCCCCTATGCCGACGGGCTGCGCCGGGCCTACGACGCCCTGGCGGCGACCACGACACCCACCCCGGTCCAGCGCATCCACGGCGACTTCCACCTGGGCCAGACGATGCGCACCGTCGGCGGGTGGCGGATCATCGACTTCGAGGGCGAGCCGGCCCGCCCCTGGGCCGAGCGTGGCCGGCTCGACTCCCCCATCCGTGACGTCGCCGCCATGCTTCGGTCGTTCGACTACGCCGCGCAGCACCTGCTCGCCGGTCACGACCATCCCGACGAGCACCAGCTGGCCTACCGAGCCACCGAGTGGGCGGAGCGCAACCGTTCGGCGTTCTGCGAGGGCTACGGTGAGGTGGCTGGCGCCGACCCGCGCGAGAACGCCGTCCTGCTGCGGGCGTACGAGACCGACAAGGCCGTCTACGAGGTCGTCTACGAGGCACGAACCCGTCCCGACTGGATCGGTATCCCGCTCACCGCGGTCCGCCGGCTAGCCTCGTGA